The following nucleotide sequence is from Streptomyces sp. HUAS CB01.
CGGGCCCCCGCATAGGTGACACCGGCGACGAAGAGCAGGATGGACACGACGAGGAACACCGCGACGCCGGCCATGAGCGGCTGCGGGACGGTCCCGCCACTCCAACGGACGGCCACGAAGACCGCGCGGACCGCGCAGGCCACCGCCATCGCGCTCAGCCCCACGGCGGCCATCCACAATCCCGTCGCGTGCGGGCGACGCGACATGCGGGCGTACTGGCGGGTCCACCGACCGGTGACCCCGAGGGCGTACATGAGGTACAGGCCGGTGACGCCGTAGAAGAAGGCGATCTGCGGGATCGTCATGTCCGCCGTACTGAAGGAACCGGCGAAGACGTCATGGGGAACCGTCTCCGCGGCCACGACGATGGCCACGGCCACCAGCGCGACGACGACGGCCTCTCGTCGGGCCCGTCGACGGGCGGTCGGCCCGTCGGCGGAGTACAGGTAAAAGCACATCAGGAAGTAGACCGTCAGCAGGAGCAGCACGTTCTGCACGAGCTTCGCCGTGCCGTGCCCGGCCACGGTGTCGACGCCCGAAGCACCACCCGGCATGGCCAAGGGGTAGGACAGCAGGGCGGTGAGCAGGCACAGGGTGACGGAACGCAGCGGCGCGTCCTGCGGGGCCCGCGACCACTGGTAGAGCTTCCACGCCACGGCAGCGGCGAGGCCCAGGAGGATCAGTTCGGTCATGGGTTACAGCCATCCTCGTCGGTCGCCGAGGGCCGCCTGTACTCGCTGCACCGTGGGGTCCTCCGTCATCGGGGCGACATGGTCAAGCACCGACGACCACTCCAGGATGATCGTGGCCGCCAGCTCGACGGCGCACTCCTCCCCGTCGTCGTACGAGCATCGGCGGGCCACACGCCGGATCAGCGCGGGATCGAGCACCGGGATCATCGTGGCCCAGCCCTCGACGAAGTCGTCCGGAGCTTCCTGCTCCTCCTCGGCCTGCTCGTCCTCCGCCACGATGATGTGGAACACCTCGTGCAGGATGATGTGATCCTGATGCAGGGGGGTCGTTTCCTGCTGGTAGAGCACCACGTCCATCTGAGGCGTGTCGACCCACAGCCCCGACGGTCCGGGCTTCTCCAGCGGAAAGGGCCGCAGGACAATCGGCCGTCCTCGCCTCTCGCCGAGCGCCCGGCACAGCTCCTTCACGTCCAGCGGCGGCTGAACGCCGAGGTCACGAAGCTCGTGACGCAGCCGACGGTGCAGGTCTCGCTCCACCGTCCGCTTCTGCGCGGTACGCCACCGCCCCAAGCGCCGACGGCTCAGTCCGCCCTGCACAGGCACCTTGTGTTCAGCCGCGCCGCGGTCAGTTCTTCCCGGCCACATGAGTAAATCCCCTTCGCACCAGCCGTGGATTGCTCCGACACGAAGCCGGGCGACGGCCGCGCCCGTTCCGACCATGTCCAGTCCCGCTGCACGGCGCAGCCGAAAGTGATCACGGGTATCGAGGGCAGTACGTCGATCCAGGCCGCGAAGGACCTGATCCGTGAACCACAACGGGCGCGCGCCCAAGAGTCCTCAGACATCGAAGTCACTGACGCGAACGAGCAATGACACGACACAAAGCATCCCGGGCAGGCTCTGGGGACTTCATCGGACACTACGCGAAGCCGCATCAAGATCCGACTGGAAAGCACCTACCGGGTCGCAGCAGCATCGAAGCACCAAATCACACTAAATCAGCACACCTACTTGTAGATCATGCTTTTGAGCTGGCAGTTCTCACGAACGATGTGGCCATGCCAAGCGCCTCAAGAGGGGTTGCCTTCGTTACCGATCCGAGACGCTTTCATCGCGAGCAATTGCACCGAATCGGCACATCCAGCACCGAAAAGCCCCACCTCTCATAAGGGAGGAGGGGTGTGGCCAGGGCCACTTTCGGACAGTCAGGACATCACTCGCGATTAGGCTTCCAGGCATGCACGCCGAAATACACCGCAGAGGAACTGACTACCT
It contains:
- a CDS encoding MAB_1171c family putative transporter encodes the protein MTELILLGLAAAVAWKLYQWSRAPQDAPLRSVTLCLLTALLSYPLAMPGGASGVDTVAGHGTAKLVQNVLLLLTVYFLMCFYLYSADGPTARRRARREAVVVALVAVAIVVAAETVPHDVFAGSFSTADMTIPQIAFFYGVTGLYLMYALGVTGRWTRQYARMSRRPHATGLWMAAVGLSAMAVACAVRAVFVAVRWSGGTVPQPLMAGVAVFLVVSILLFVAGVTYAGARARVTSARLWLRRRRDHRRLAPLWQLLTDAYPENVLRPASAALWDRWRARGVHRRYHRRIVECRDGLVDISPYLAREGEDAEVLSLPPAVLADRLRRAVTTIGMDARPARQAVPLAMPQADDRDADVRQLIAVSDALRLSA